The genomic interval GTAATCCTGCTTgccagagaagaagacctcGAGGATCTTCTTTGTTCCCTCGGCGTATCGGCCCTGGGCATCGATGGAAGTGCCAGAGATATGAGGAGTCATGGCGTTTCCACCACCGTACTTGTTTCGCATGGTTCTCCAGGGATGGTCCTTGGGGGCAGGCTGGGGGAACCagacatcaccaccgtATCCTCGCATCTTGCCGGACTCGAGTGCCTCGACAATGTCCTCGGTAACGCAGATGGCTCCTCGAGCAGTGTTGACGAGCCAAGCACCATTCTTCATGTGCGagatgagctccttgttgaagaggCCCTTGGTGGAGGCGTGCAGAGGGCAATTGATGGTCACGACATCACACAGAGAgagcatctcctccagagactcaaCTCGTCGGCAACCAATCTCCTTTTCGACGTCGGCAGGCATGGGCTGGTAGTCGTAGTAGAGCATTTCCATGGGGTCGAAGGGCTTGCATCGCTTGAGGACACGCTGGCCGATTCGGCCGCCACCAACGGTACCGATGACCTTACCCTCGAGATCGTAGGAGTCCTTggcgacagcagcaacatccCAGCCGCCAGAGATGATTTGCTCGTGGGCGGGGACAAAGTTTCGGACCAGAACGAGCATAGTCATGACAACATGCTCAGCGACGGACTGGACATTAGAACCAGTGACTTCCAGAACAGCGATATCTCGAGCGTTGGCAGCATCGAGATCAACGTGGTCCGAGCCCACACCGGCAGTGATGCAgatcttgagcttcttggccttgtcgattcgctccttgttgatgtagCCAGGGTGGAAGGGGGTAGTGATGACTACATCGGCGTcaacaatctccttgtcaaGCACAGAGTCGGCGCCATCcttggaagaggtggtaACGAGAGTATGGCCCTGAGACTCGAGCCAGTCTCGGATACCGAGCTCGTTCTCGGTGCATCCAAGGAGCTTGGGCTCATCCTTAGCGTGAGAGCCGGCATCATAGAGAATAAGAAGGACCTTCATATCTGTAGTAGTTGTTGTGGGGGATTGTGTgggtgttgatgatgaagTGACTGGAGTTTTGAGCCCTTTTATATTCCAAATACCGCCATCTTGCCCCCGCCTTGATCTGACCAACTTGCATGTATCATGTCGAGACGCGGTGTTTCAACGGGTAAGCGTGCGGCTCATTAATTCCTTGTCGCCGCTTGAAGCAATTTTGTATTTAACTAAACACGTCTGAAAAATTGCCATTTTTGCTGAAAAAATATGACTTCAAACAGGTGATTCCGATAGATTGCAACAATTACAATCTAATGTAACATTAATCACACATTTTAATTTGGTAACGGATCCCGCCATTATTCCAAGCATCCCGTCTGACAATTTCTGAGCCGCACAGACGGACCGCCTGAATTTTCGAGCCGCACCGACTGAATTTTCGAGCCGCACATGATTCATCCGCCACAGTACCGTCTCTGTTAATGATGTACATAGACACGAAACCTCCAGAAAATGGCCGCAAAAGTAAATGGTTAGTATTTGTGCAATTACAATTATATTGCGGAATCGGTATGATGGAAACATAAAACAATGAATCAGAAAACCATTGCTTTTCTCGATAATCATAGTACATCGTATACAATCCTTCCTCAGCCAAGCTGAAGTCACCACAAAACTCCTCTAAAGTACAATTTATTCATATCCTGTCTCTCAAAAATAGATTAAGATTTACGCTCTCTGTATCTTcctgtacttgcacttttCTCTCCCGTATTACCACCATACACGGGGAGGGGTAGCGCACCTCTCAGCCCAGATATACCAATAGCACGGAACTGGCTCTAATTGGTGAGTTCGGAGAGATTTCGCGGAGTCGGTTATCTAACTCATGGTTCCCTGTTTCCATATCAACAGAAAACACCCTAGACTTATCTTACTGCACCTGACCTATTACGCGGGATACACAGTCGTTATTTCTCCAAACAGGTGCAGTGGTATTTAGGTCCTTTATTTTTGAAATTCAATGTTTCTCATTTGCCTGGGG from Yarrowia lipolytica chromosome 1F, complete sequence carries:
- a CDS encoding uncharacterized protein (Compare to YALI0F13937g, highly similar to uniprot|O93968 Candida boidinii Formate dehydrogenase or uniprot|O13437 Candida boidinii NAD- dependent formate dehydrogenase); this encodes MKVLLILYDAGSHAKDEPKLLGCTENELGIRDWLESQGHTLVTTSSKDGADSVLDKEIVDADVVITTPFHPGYINKERIDKAKKLKICITAGVGSDHVDLDAANARDIAVLEVTGSNVQSVAEHVVMTMLVLVRNFVPAHEQIISGGWDVAAVAKDSYDLEGKVIGTVGGGRIGQRVLKRCKPFDPMEMLYYDYQPMPADVEKEIGCRRVESLEEMLSLCDVVTINCPLHASTKGLFNKELISHMKNGAWLVNTARGAICVTEDIVEALESGKMRGYGGDVWFPQPAPKDHPWRTMRNKYGGGNAMTPHISGTSIDAQGRYAEGTKKILEVFFSGKQDYRPQDIICINGHYGTKAYGDDKEHKEHQLK